The Vicia villosa cultivar HV-30 ecotype Madison, WI linkage group LG1, Vvil1.0, whole genome shotgun sequence genome includes a region encoding these proteins:
- the LOC131662175 gene encoding uncharacterized protein LOC131662175 — protein sequence MDTPIDTVKEAKRHTHTYSFFREPLTALEDLSSLMTAFCLKSFTDNYGNILTLLETVVETPALQTLMQFYDPEMRCFTFQDYQLAPTLEEYSIILNLKVKDEVPFIDVPKEVNFKSIAAALYLSIKEVSDNWKSNGGVSGFSLKFLVRKAKEEFEKKNWNAYNALLAVAIYGIVMFPNVPNFVDSAAVHIFMGKNPVPTLLADTYYAVHSRYEKRGGAITCCLQLLFIWFLSLLPSKVPFVKTRDTLKWTHRIMSLTSYDIQWQKYRINVSEVIVGCGKFDNVPLVGTRGCINYNPVVSLRQLGYTLKDKPADHLIAETVYFEKGSDPEKLKEIIVAWKKIRKHNGAHLGKKESLALTPYVEWIIKRVGNLLLPYDRVAPLQKQPPLILSEFVPTELYKDSLVTNYRLHEREQETNLKFFEERDAKMRLMHQLKQVEGASSSQASTRRRPYELLEEDLHHKQQECLQLQRSESSLKRQKRDLDKQLAEEKAKTARLEEELRRLRAQRRGDGEVHSVARRS from the coding sequence ATGGACACTCCCATTGATACTGTCAAGGAAGCAAAGAGACATACGCACACCTACAGCTTTTTCCGAGAGCCGTTGACCGCCTTAGAGGATTTGAGTTCGTTAATGACCGCTTTCTGCCTGAAGAGTTTCACGGATAATTATGGGAATATCTTGACTTTGTTGGAAACCGTGGTTGAGACACCTGCCTTGCAAACTTTGATGCAATTCTATGATCCTGAAATGAGGTGTTTCACGTTCCAGGATTACCAATTGGCTCCGACATTGGAAGAGTACTCTATCATTCTTAATCTCAAGGTAAAAGACGAAGTGCCATTCATCGACGTTCCAAAAGAGGTGAATTTCAAGTCGATCGctgctgctctttatttgagcataaaagAAGTATCTGATAATTGGAAGTCGAATGGAGGTGTCTCGGGGTTCTCTTTGAAGTTCTTGGTGAGAAAAGCTAAAGAGGAATTTGAGAAAAAGAATTGGAACGCGTACAATGCATTGCTTGCTGTAGCCATCTACGGGATTGTGATGTTCCCAAATGTTCCCAATTTTGTAGACTCGGCCGCAGTACACATCTTCATGGGAAAGAATCCTGTTCCTACATTGTTGGCCGATACTTATTATGCCGTTCATTCCCGATATGAGAAACGTGGTGGTGCCATCACTTGTTGCCTTCAGTTGTTGTTCATCTGGTTCCTCTCTTTGTTGCCCAGCAAAGTACCTTTTGTGAAGACAAGGGATACACTCAAGTGGACACACAGGATTATGTCACTTACTTCTTATGATATTCAGTGGCAAAAGTATCGAATTAACGTTTCTGAAGTGATTGTTGGGTGTGGTAAGTTCGATAATGTTCCTTTGGTTGGTACTAGAGGTTGCATCAATTACAATCCCGTGGTATCCTTGCGTCAGTTGGGGTATACGTTGAAAGACAAGCCGGCGGACCACTTGATAGCGGAGACAGTCTATTTTGAGAAGGGGTCGGATCCAGAAAAGTTGAAAGAGATAATTGTGGCTTGGAAGAAGATCCGTAAGCATAATGGAGCCCATTTAGGGAAGAAGGAATCACTTGCTTTGACaccgtatgttgaatggattataAAACGGGTCGGAAACTTGTTGCTGCCATATGACAGGGTGGCACCacttcaaaagcaacctcctttgaTTCTATCCGAATTTGTGCCAACAGAACTTTACAAAGATTCTTTGGTTACCAACTACAGGTTGCATGAAAGAGAGCAAGAGAccaatttgaagttctttgaaGAGAGAGATGCAAAGATGAGGTTGATGCACCAGCTCAAGCAAGTCGAGGGCGCAAGTTCAAGTCAAGCCAGTACCCGGAGGCGTCCCTATGAGTTGCTAGAGGAAGATTTGCACCACAAGCAGCAAGAGTGTCTACAGTTACAGAGATCAGAGAGTAGTCTCAAGAGGCAGAAGCGGGATTTAGATAAACAACTAGCAGAAGAGAAAGCTAAGACCGCTCGACTTGAAGAAGAACTAAGAAGACTCCGAGCCCAACGGAGAGGAGATGGAGAAGTTCATTCTGTTGCCAGGCGATCCTAG
- the LOC131662166 gene encoding uncharacterized protein LOC131662166, with protein MAQFMEALINVTKGQDDLRVLVENSRRNENGGHPGLFDDVSGRIDDHHDPNEFDHVSRHSAEGAHDEVERYRLIEERLRAVEGKGDSLAGASLEWYVQLERTHIHSWRDLVEAFIKHYQYNIDMAPNRTQLQSLVQGSKESFKEYAQKWRELAARVQPPMTEREMIDMFTSTLSGHYYLACSASTNFFEMVRYGERVKMGLKMGKIQLGASSNSAGGKKQAEGYARRKEGNADAIYGRRGSGRSNSQVNAVMIQVSQQQQQQGQRSNNDRYPPRTRPHRKIDPILMTYAQVLQHLLKIEKITLRDAPNAPDTQSPNYNANARCAFHSGAAGHDTERCIALKNKVQDLLDQKIIQFTSTPNVVNNPMPAHGGSGVNAIESEEISVVSDVSCLTFPLVSVKQHLINSGIFPGCEVDCENCKSQPEGCNDLKRMVQKLIDEGPLQFYRRLRGVKSKDGEVSVISIPYGPVVPICIQVPIQIPVSIPYEEQPAALMITVPGPIPYESEKAIPWHYGSDVYYYGTKEEGEPSKEKLVEASVANNDNFTGTGRITRSGRVSSPQLVQNNADALAKAKGKQVVTDVQNFPTQNGAPDSAVSS; from the exons atggcgcagtttatggaagcattgaTTAATGTGACCAAGGGGCAGGATGACTTGCGAGTTCTTGTCGAGAACTCTAGAAGGAATGAGAATGGAGGACATCCAGGGCTGTTTGATGATGTGTCTGGTAGAATTGACGATCATCATGATCCGAATGAGTTTGATCAC GTATCAAGGCATAGTGCTGAGGGTGCACATGATGAAGTTGAGAGGTATCGTCTGATTGAAGAACGTCTCAGGGCtgttgaaggcaaaggg gatagcttGGCTGGAGCTTCCTTGGAGTGGTATGTTCAACTTGAACGCACCCATAtccattcttggagagatcttgtggaggctttCATTAAGCACTATCAGTACAATATTGATATGGCACCTAACAGGACCCAGTTGCAGAGTTTGGTTCAGGggtctaaagaatctttcaaagagtacgctcagaaatggcgtgAGTTAGCCGCAAGAGTTCAGCCACCGATGACTGAACGTGAGATGATTGACATGTTCACCAGTACTTTGTCTGGACACTATTATTTGGCTTGTAGTGCTTCAACTAACTTTTTTGAAATGGTGAGATATGGTGAACGAGTTAAGATGGGTCtaaagatggggaaaattcagTTGGGAGCTTCTTCTAATTCTGCCGGTGGTAAGAAGCAAGCTGAGGGTTATGCCAGAAGGAAAGAAGGGAATGCGGATGCCATATATGGAAGAAGGGGTTCAGGGAGAAGCAATTCACAGGTTAATGCTGTCATGATCCAAgtatcacaacaacaacaacagcaaggaCAGCGTTCCAATAATGATCGCTATCCTCCCAGGACTAGACCTCACAGAAAGATTGATCCAATTCTTATGACTTATGCTCAAGTGTTGCAACATTTGCTCAAAATTGAGaagattactttgagagatgctccAAATGCTCCGGACACACAATCTCCGAATTACAATGCGAACGCACGATGTGCTTTCCATTCAGGTGCCGCTGGGCATGATACCGAGAGGTGTATCGCGTTGAAGAACAAAGTCCAGGACTTGTTGGATCAAAAGATAATTCAATTCACTTCTACACCCAATGTTGTCAATAATCCGATGCCTGCTCACGGAGGTTCGGGTGTGAATGCCATTGAGAGTGAAGAGATAAGTGTTGTATCTGATGTGAGCTGTTTGACTTTTCCTCTGGTATCTGTGAAGCAACATCTGATTAATAGCGGTATCTTCCCAGGCTGTGAAGTTGATTGTGAGAATTGCAAAAGTCAACCCGAAGGTTgtaatgatttgaaaagaatggtACAAAAGCTGATTGATGAGGGTCCTCTTCAGTTCTATCGAAGGTTGAGAGGTGTGAAGAGTAAGGATGGTGAGGTGTCTGTGATCTCAATTCCTTATGGTCCAGTTGTTCCAATATGTATCCAAGTGCCTATTCAGATACCTGTCAGTATCCCATATGAGGAACAACCAGCAGCGTTGATGATTACTGTGCCAGGGCCTATTCCATATGAGAGTGAGAAGGCCATCCCTTGGCATTATGGTTCAGACGTATATTATTATGGCACGAAGGAGGAAGGCGAGCCATCTAAAGAGAAGCTTGTTGAGGCCTCAGTTGCAAACAATGATAATTTCACCGGTACTGGTAGGATCACTCGCAGTGGTAGGGTGTCCTCTCCTCAACTTGTTCAAAAcaatgcagatgctttggctaaggcCAAAGGAAAACAAGTAGTGACTGATGTCCAGAATTTTCCGACCCAAAATGGGGCACCTGATAGTGCTGTGTCTTCCTAG